One genomic segment of Hordeum vulgare subsp. vulgare chromosome 2H, MorexV3_pseudomolecules_assembly, whole genome shotgun sequence includes these proteins:
- the LOC123428012 gene encoding uncharacterized protein LOC123428012, protein MGASSSTASAPADARELREQEALASAALSLPLLRAVFSRSPDLAETLALPPASFRSASPPDPPEHFHDLLASLGPTIASLFFPHGASKDAGEGHDAGGWLGFLRGFNSCCARARASLPLALLLRVYAAACAAAGAPCGVQFRPDEDGGDEEGGKVVGELAPGEIAVLLSMCWVMAWSGLAPRVSGGEEAGKGEPVLLPDVSHLVLSALVSAGAVSDDAGVWGWEVSGAGKGVSVQEFTSWVISTVPGLGNCLSRYVQDRFRSSEVDPTKESSVSTGNTTFDTSDAYLLTRGRAWSISLSVRSTLSEKFLSASVIGMDTENLLYRSLLHGKGLSRFWSCVEGYKGPALILISAFSNAGSDNVDAGQKWGIGILTEDGFENKDTFYGSSGFLCATYPIFRMLLPSGKEKNIMYCHLHTQLKTYEATPKPLGLAFGGSIGNERVFIDEDFSKVTIRHHAVDKTYQHGSLIPNQGYLPVAASILDFEVWGLGGQTTKRQQDIYKKREDIFSGQRRKIDLAAFGNWEDSPEKMMMDMVSDPNRPSREER, encoded by the exons ATGGGCGCGTCCTCTTCCACCGCCAGCGCCCCCGCGGACGCGCGCgagctgcgggagcaggaggcccTGGCCTCCGCCGCCCTCTCCCTCCCGCTCCTCCGCGCCGTCTTCTCCCGCTCCCCCGACCTGGCCGAGACCCTCGCCCTCCCGCCCGCCTCCTTCCGCTCCGCCTCCCCGCCCGACCCGCCGGAGCACTTCCACGACCTCCTCGCAAGCCTCGGCCCCACCATCGCCTCCCTCTTCTTCCCCCACGGCGCCTCCAAGGACGCGGGCGAGGGGCATGATGCGGGGGGCTGGCTCGGCTTTCTCAGGGGGTTCAACTCCTGCTGCGCGCGCGCCCGGGCCTCGCTGCCGCTGGCGCTGCTCCTCCGCGTCTACGCCGCTGCCTGCGCCGCCGCGGGCGCCCCCTGCGGCGTGCAGTTCCGCCCCGACGAGGACGGCGGGGACGAGGAGGGGGGCAAGGTCGTGGGCGAGCTCGCGCCCGGGGAGATCGCCGTGCTGCTCTCGATGTGCTGGGTCATGGCGTGGAGCGGGTTGGCCCCCAGGGTTTCGGGCGGCGAGGAAGCGGGGAAGGGGGAGCCCGTGCTGCTCCCGGACGTCTCGCACCTGGTGCTGTCGGCGCTCGTGTCCGCCGGCGCCGTCTCCGATGACGCGGGCGTATGGGGCTGGGAGGTTTCCGGTGCCGGGAAGGGGGTGTCGGTGCAGGAGTTCACGTCCTGGGTGATCTCCACTGTCCCCGGGCTTGGCAACTGCCTCTCGCGATATGTACAGGACAGGTTCCGGTCGTCTGAGGTTGATCCAACCAAG GAAAGCTCTGTTTCAACTGGTAACACAACTTTTGATACTTCTGATGCGTATCTATTAACACGTGGGAGGGCATGGTCAATCTCTCTCAGCGTCAGGAGCACATTGAGTGAAAAGTTTTTGTCAGCATCTGTCATTGGAATGGACACAGAAAACCTTCTTTATAG gtcattgcttcatggaaaaggtCTGAGCCGGTTTTGGTCTTGTGTTGAGGGGTATAAGGGACCAGCGCTAATTCTTATCTCTGCATTCTCAAATGCTGGTAGTGATAATGTTGATGCTGGCCAAAAATGGGGAATTGGCATATTAACCGAGGATGGATTTGAGAACAAAGACACTTTCTATGGTAGCTCTGGGTTCCTATGTGCCACATATCCAATATTCCGCATGCTTCTGCCATCGG GTAAGGAGAAGAACATCATGTATTGCCACCTGCATACTCAACTAAAGACGTATGAGGCAACGCCAAAGCCTCTTGGCTTAGCATTCGGCGGATCAATTGGAAACGAGAGGGTCTTTATTGATGAGGACTTCTCTAAAGTTACAATTCGCCATCATGCAGTTGACAAGACTTACCAACATGGTTCTCTCATTCCCAATCAG GGTTATTTACCTGTTGCGGCTTCAATACTTGATTTTGAAGTATGGGGACTTGGTGGACAAACAACAAAGCGGCAACAGGATATTTACAAGAAGAGGGAGGATATTTTCTCAGGGCAGCGGAGAAAG ATTGATCTCGCAGCTTTTGGCAACTGGGAAGACTCTCCAGAGAAAATGATGATGGACATGGTTTCTGACCCAAATAGGCCCAGTCGGGAAGAACGTTGA